A portion of the Camelus ferus isolate YT-003-E chromosome 16, BCGSAC_Cfer_1.0, whole genome shotgun sequence genome contains these proteins:
- the CD300C gene encoding CMRF35-like molecule 6 isoform X2, whose product MTPRDGALWLPSALLLLHVPGCWSLSGPHRVTGVVGGSLSVQCRYKKEFIDHIKFWCKSPCLLSWRMVETTESEREVRNDRVSIRDHPASLTFTVTLENLRMDDAGTYCCGIDKSLSFDLTSEVEVSVFPAKRSTSTPDSPTTLLAPTWSTVSGQETPDPGQHSRSLLGSVHFLLLVFLKVPLLLGMLGAVLWVNRPQRSSGNQQHLLPIHPDPGPQPPLVDGNDL is encoded by the exons ATGACCCCGAGGGACGGGGCCCTGTGGCTGCCttcagctctgctgcttctccaCGTCCCAG GCTGCTGGTCCCTGAGTGGCCCCCACAGAGTGACGGGCGTCGTCGGGGGATCGCTGAGCGTGCAGTGTCGGTATAAGAAGGAATTCATAGATCATATCAAATTCTGGTGCAAATCCCCGTGTTTGTTATCATGGAGGATGGTAGAGAccacagagtcagagagagaagtaAGGAATGACCGCGTGTCCATCAGGGACCATCCTGCAAGCCTCACCTTCACAGTGACCTTGGAGAACCTTAGAATGGACGATGCGGGAACATACTGTTGTGGGATCGATAAATCACTTTCATTTGACCTCACCTCTGAGGTTGAGGTGTCTGTGTTCCCAG CCAAGAGGTCCACAAGCACCCCAGATTCTCCCACGACCCTGCTAGCACCCACCTGGAGCACCGTGTCTGGGCAGGAGACCCCCGATCCTGGTCAACACTCTCG GTCTCTGCTGGGCAGCGTCCACTTCCTGCTCCTGGTCTTCCTGAAGGTGCCCCTGCTCCTGGGCATGCTCGGTGCTGTCCTCTGGGTCAACAGGCCTCAGAGGAGCTCTGGGAACCAGCAACATCTCTTGCCCATCCATCCCGACCCAGGACCACAGCCTCCTCTGGTGGATGGTAATGACCTCTGA
- the LOC106728985 gene encoding CMRF35-like molecule 5: MGGRTTWLLPALLLLFHPGSAAITGPKAVSGLERDSLTVQCQYGPGWELYVKWWCRGADWDSCKFVVKTTGSEQEVKKDRVSIKDNQKNRSFTVTMEKLRLNDADTYWCGIERAGTDLGVQVEVTVDPVTTHCHYGPGWENYVKWWCRDADQNNCIILVQATGSKQGENTNRVYINQSKRMLTMTMSDEKNGL; the protein is encoded by the exons ATGGGAGGCAGGACCACGTGGCTGCTCCCGGCTCTGCTCCTTCTCTTCCACCCAG GTTCAGCTGCCATCACGGGTCCAAAAGCAGTGAGTGGCCTGGAGCGGGACTCGTTGACTGTGCAGTGTCAATACGGCCCTGGGTGGGAGCTCTATGTGAAGTGGTGGTGTCGAGGAGCTGACTGGGACAGCTGCAAGTTCGTTGTTAAAACCACTGGATCAGAGCAGGAGGTGAAGAAGGACCGTGTGTCCATCAAGGACAATCAGAAAAATCGCTCGTTCACTGTGACCATGGAGAAGCTCAGGCTGAACGATGCAGACACTTACTGGTGTGGGATTGAGAGAGCTGGAACTGACCTGGGGGTCCAAGTTGAAGTGACTGTTGACCCAG TGACCACTCACTGTCACTACGGCCCAGGGTGGGAGAACTATGTGAAGTGGTGGTGCCGAGACGCGGATCAGAATAACTGCATCATCCTTGTTCAGGCCACTGGCTCAAAGCAGGGGGAGAACACGAACCGTGTATACATCAACCAGAGCAAACGCATGTTGACCATGACCATGTCTGATGAGAAAAATGGCTTATGA
- the CD300C gene encoding CMRF35-like molecule 6 isoform X1: MTPRDGALWLPSALLLLHVPGCWSLSGPHRVTGVVGGSLSVQCRYKKEFIDHIKFWCKSPCLLSWRMVETTESEREVRNDRVSIRDHPASLTFTVTLENLRMDDAGTYCCGIDKSLSFDLTSEVEVSVFPAAKRSTSTPDSPTTLLAPTWSTVSGQETPDPGQHSRSLLGSVHFLLLVFLKVPLLLGMLGAVLWVNRPQRSSGNQQHLLPIHPDPGPQPPLVDGNDL, translated from the exons ATGACCCCGAGGGACGGGGCCCTGTGGCTGCCttcagctctgctgcttctccaCGTCCCAG GCTGCTGGTCCCTGAGTGGCCCCCACAGAGTGACGGGCGTCGTCGGGGGATCGCTGAGCGTGCAGTGTCGGTATAAGAAGGAATTCATAGATCATATCAAATTCTGGTGCAAATCCCCGTGTTTGTTATCATGGAGGATGGTAGAGAccacagagtcagagagagaagtaAGGAATGACCGCGTGTCCATCAGGGACCATCCTGCAAGCCTCACCTTCACAGTGACCTTGGAGAACCTTAGAATGGACGATGCGGGAACATACTGTTGTGGGATCGATAAATCACTTTCATTTGACCTCACCTCTGAGGTTGAGGTGTCTGTGTTCCCAG CAGCCAAGAGGTCCACAAGCACCCCAGATTCTCCCACGACCCTGCTAGCACCCACCTGGAGCACCGTGTCTGGGCAGGAGACCCCCGATCCTGGTCAACACTCTCG GTCTCTGCTGGGCAGCGTCCACTTCCTGCTCCTGGTCTTCCTGAAGGTGCCCCTGCTCCTGGGCATGCTCGGTGCTGTCCTCTGGGTCAACAGGCCTCAGAGGAGCTCTGGGAACCAGCAACATCTCTTGCCCATCCATCCCGACCCAGGACCACAGCCTCCTCTGGTGGATGGTAATGACCTCTGA